The Platichthys flesus chromosome 5, fPlaFle2.1, whole genome shotgun sequence genome contains the following window.
gttgtcatctgggacaatgtgagcttccaccgggctgctcaagtgcgtgagtggttccaggaccactcacatttttccgttctataccttccaccttattctcctttcctgaatcctatttaggaattattttcagcttggagttggaaggtatatgaacagaacccacaggaccgggtcccactgctccaggccatggaggaggcttgtggcgacgtgagtatcgaggcctgtcagcattttgtgtgtgaagttttcagctgcctgtgtgcagttttgagaaaccctttattgttttgaaaaacgtgtgttaacaattgtgaaaaactgtaacaattgtgaaaaactgtaatttttgtgaaggagggggggggttgaacaggccggtttacagtactgtactgttctctgtgtgtactgaaataaaccattttatgctgcatatttgtgtgctgttttatgtttgactatgaaaaaagtaggcctacactgagacattttacaaaaggagaaatggctcattctccagaggcAATGTGATTCATAtagtgtgttccattttgatgattgtgttttcagttttgcacttcagtgtgctgtaaatgcttggtagtgtgcaagcaaatgcttagttgtgtttactcaatgaatggtatgtgtgtgtcatttgaaaatatggctgtgtgtaccaaatgaaaacacgagttccattttgtgaacaggtaagagatttgatggcaaagagtcatcttgcaaagggagtgtcaggtttagcattttgtgtgtgaggttttcagttttctgtgtgcagttttgagaaaaccGTTATtataacaattgtgaaaaactgtaaggTCTTTCGGAGGTTTGACACCTGCCTAGGGCTCGATGCGAGAAAATCTTTATGAGAATTATTCTAAACATTGGTTTCATTAAACGGCTAAACAAACATGATCAGTTCCTATTCACAGTTGTCAAGTCCTGAAAACTCTCCCCAAACACCAGGAAGGAATATACTGAAATGCCATGGCACGAAAATAGtgtttaaacacaacacaagatgATGTACAACTACAAACATGTACAAACATgccaacaaacagagacagacagagagagagagagagagagagagagactgctgcTCATTTTTGCAAGGATGGTAAAGCAGAATAAGGATAGGAGGGTTGTTGAGCAGGTTTGAGGTACAACCCTCATAGTGTGTGACTCTTGGTTGAATGGTTGACGCGgttgaatacattaaaatatataagGAAGAACAGACAGCACCGAGGACAAAGCTTTTTGCAAGCAGGGGCGACGAGTTGAAAGAATTCAGAGAAAATCATCATGTCGCTCCCTCCGGAGACGCTCTGTCTTCACAAGACGGTTAGAAAGCACTATCTGTCGCTCCCCAAAGGTGAAGAGTGCCAGGTCACATATGTTTGGGTCAATGAGGATCGAGAAAATCTACAGTCTAAAACCAGGACTCTTTACAATGAGCCAGCAGGAATCAGAGGTACAGTATAGAATAAATCAAAGTTATTTTCAAAAGACTTTATGTTGAATTATTAACGTCTTGCACAGTTTGTAAATATGGTGCCTGATACGTGTCTGTTATACAAGAAAGTTTTACCTTTTATATTACAGATATACCTGAATGGTACGCGACTGCAGCTGATCATACCGAAGTCACTTTGGTCCCGGTCCGAATGTTTCGAGATCCTTTCACACTGGACCCTGATAAACTGGTGCTGTGTGAACTGGTAAAAAGCAAGGACCTGCCCACAGGTCAGATATTACAAATCAGATCATAAAATTAAGCTTTTTGTTTGATGcccttgttgagtttgagccttgtgttttgcttttcaacTAAGGAAATAATCAGCGTTCACAGTGTGTTACCGTCATGGACGAGGTGAAACAGTTTCAGCCCTTGTTTGGAATGGAGCAGGAGTACATCCTTTTTGGTTTGGACGGAAAGCACCTTGGTTGGTCCCCTGATGGACACCAGCTCCAAGAAGGTGTTATTAGGATAAACTTCTTTAACCTAGAAAACTGGTTATTCTGCTTAAATATAAAACGTAATATAAGCAGTAAAAGTTTAAATTATCATCATGATCttcacaaaatgttgttttgttttgattttaccCTCAGTGTGTTGTGTCGTGGGTGCTAACAAACTGTGTGGAAGAGACATATCCATGAGTCACTACAGAGCCTGCCTGTATGCTGGTGTAAAGATCTTTGGCTCCAACGCAGAAGAACTATACTCCCAGGTATGAACAGGTTGTCTAGGAAACCAGTTTACCGGGCTAATTTGTTTGTGTAGAATAGCCTCAACATCCCTACTATTCTAGCTCAGAGCCTTGGCAATCAATTTCTACAGTTCAGGGAGCTGAATGCTCTTCAACCTAAATAAACATTTGCCAATATTTGCAAATGGAGAAAACCCATGCAAGGCAAGTAGAAAATGTGCTCCAAATACTAATACAACATAACCAAATACTTATTGGCTAATGTGTCCCACTCATGCTCACTACTTTTTAGTGTGtcctggaaacacttctgttgtgaccttttttttttgtctgatcaGTGGGAGTTTCAGGTTGCCACTTGCGAGGGGATTGAAATGGGGGATCATCTGTGGATGGCCCGTTACATTCTGCACCGAGTCTGTGAAGACTTTGAGGTTGTGGCCTCCTTGGACACTAAACCcattaaagaaaacactttttcatcAGGCTGTCACGTCAACTTCAGCACCAAGGAGATGAGGAGTGAAGGGGGACTTCAGtaagtttacacacacacaaacacacactgaaatactGACATACTCTTACTTTAACCATAAATATTAACTGTGTACTCTATATACCTTATCCATAACCTATAACAAAACCTAACCATAAAActcaaaatcaaatattttacatCATGGGAACTTTCCCTTGTCCTCATAAGTAAAATAATGAGTGTGTAGTCAGATTTTGCATCAACTACAAGAGTTATACCTGGACATCACCTTATCTAGCGCACACATCTATTCTTAGATGCCTTATGGCCATTTAGAGAAAGTagcatgaataaaacattttctttgggATGTTACAGGTACATTGAGGAAGCGATCAGAAAACTGAGCAAGCGTCATTCTCGGCACCTCAGTGTCTACGATGCACATGGTGGTGCTGACAACATACACCGCCTCACAGGTCAGGGCTGTACCTCCAGCTTCCATCACTTCTCTACAGCCGTAGCCTCTCGCGAAGTTAGTGTTCGCATCCCTGGCCATGTCAGTCGCATGGGCTGTGGGTACTTTGAGGACAGACGTCCTGCTGCCAACTGCGACCCATACCCCGTGATGAGAGCCCTGGTGGAAACCTGTCTGCTGGGAGTcactgaggaagatgatgaggagatgaaggagatcCTGGCTtcctgaaagaggagaaaatgcagTCAAGGCTCTATAGAGTGTAATAACATATTACACatgttgtgtgcgtgtttaaGTGCTGTTATGAAATTTTAAAGAAACCTGACACATTTGCAAGTTCATGTGGAGAAACTGTGTGTGGCATGATTgttagagaaagaaatgaaatcaaataaagacaTCAAGTCTGTTTTCCTTAAAACACAGGTTATGTCTTGTCAAATGCATTTCAGTCGGACAACTCACATTCAACCGTTTATTGCAGcattaaaaacaggtttagtgtttggcaTCTATGTGTGTGCCATTCACCGCTGAGGTGTGTGTATTCAGTCAAATGATTTGCTTGTATAACCCATGTTAACAAAACATGATTCGTTTCATAGGGCTTATATATGAGTTAAgctacaacacaacaaattgAATGTCTAAGTAATAAGTAGAAAGACAGCTCTATGGTAACAAATGTTGATGGGCTTTAAGTTTCTTGAACTGAATTTAAGGTCAAAACAACAAATCCGATCAGTAACAGATGAATTTCCCCTCAAGGGATCTACTGtctttattatttgaaataaGTTCTGAATTTTAAATCATATCAAAGTTCATAAAATCTTACTGCTGGTATCCATGGTAGCAGGTGTCAGTAAATATTCTCTTTTATTCACTGAAGAATTGACTTTGGGCAGAATTAACATAGATTAAGTGAATTATAAGTcgtatataattataaaaactcAAGTTTTGAAGAAAGTGGAATCTTTATGTTTTCTCTCATCATCTTTAATGACTTAGTCCTTGTGGCACCAAAGTACTGACAACCGTCCGTCTGTCGTCTCAGCACCCCATCAAGATATAAACTGTCAGTAACTCGTCTGACCTGTCACATCAGTTAGACAAACCTCTGCCTCCATCTAGCGGAATTTATATAAAACAGTACACACCTGTCCATACTCCTGGGCTGAGGTCAAGTGGTTGTTTGTACTGAGGAAGGTTCATAACTTAGAAAAATTACCATGAAGTATAAAGACAGTCAGGTTCTCTCAGTACCACTGTCTTTTCCTAAGTCCTTTAAACTGTCCCTAATCTTTTCTTGACACTCTCGGCGTTGTTCATCAAAGTCAAGAAAAGTTGAGATGAAATGACATCAGACACTTTTTTGCTGAACAATTTGACCACAACCCTGAGTTCACTCCAGATTTAAAGAgggattttaaatataatatatcatatatccTTTTTTTGTGTCTCAGGAAGTTGATGACTGCACATTTCAAAAAACCCGTTAAAGCATCACTGTGTTACTttaactgagcaacagcgccctctgcagcaaCAAGAGGTGATTATATTTGGCTCAGTGACTGATATTACAACCATGGTGATGGAGATAGTATGAGTTCAAAGGGGAATGAATGTGTTACAGTCACAGAGACGGCCACACCCACAATGTTGGGCTCTATATAGAAATGTACTAAACTCACATATTCTCAATTTATGGAAAGAGAACAGAAACAATATGTCAGCATCAacgttttgtatttattttacatttactctCTCAGCTGCATCTGTTCTGTGCAACTATCAGCATTCCAacttattatataataaaagcATATTTGATTCAACCATTAACTCGCGGTTATGGAGAGGTAGGAAATTAATGCCATGTGAAAGCAATTTCATTTCAACAAATGGATGTAATTCCAGTGTGTCCTAGATCAGCAAATGCACCAAAATAGTACAAATTCTGGAAAAATGATGGGAGATAATCTGATTATCGTCTCCCCGCCCTCAGTTTTGGACTCTGTCCGTCTCCATCATGTGCATCTGTATTCAAACACACCCTGTTGCCATTAATAAAAGATCAGATATTACTTGAGTGCTATTTCAGTGTTCCTCACCCACACGGctaaaaattacagtttttcacaattgttaacacacgtttctcaaaacaataacggttttctcaaaactgcacacagaaaactaaaaacctcacacacaaaatactgacaggcctcgacactcaggTCGCAACAAGCCTCCTCCAATGAcgtttctgccccgtcgcctcctctttaccaggttgaatcccacctcatcaataaagatgtactggtacaacacatgagctgtgtcatgctcctggatccgctgatacagacagcatgagaatgcaagttacagtatggacccagagaggtcaacacagttggctacagtgagacactgtagaaaaagGAACAATacagtttttcaaaacaataacggttttctcaaaactgcacacagaaaactgaaaacctcacacacaaaatgctaaacctgacactccctttgcaagatgactctttgccatcaaatctcttacctgttcacagaatggaactcgtgttttcatttggtacacacagccattttttcaaatgacacacacataccattcattgagtacacacaactcagcatttgcttgcacactaccaagcatttacagcacactgaagtgcaaaactgaaaacacaatcatcaaaatggaacacaccatatgaatgacaatgactggagaatgagccatttctccttttgtaaaatgtctcagtgtaggcctacttttttcatagtcaaatataaaacagcacacaaatatgcattaaaaaaaaggtttatttcggtacacacagagaacagtacagtactgttaccccccccccccccccccccccccccttcacaaaaatgatTTAGGCATCAGGCCTCCGGTTCCTATCTGGCCAGAGGGCCTCATCCACATCACAGGCAATATTCTCTTTGTCCAAGCAGCGTTGGAAGAAACACCTTGAGTGGCGCATGAAGccctgacaggcctcgacactcatgTCGCCACAAGcttcctccatggcctggagcagtgggacccggtcccactggttttcattcatataccttccacctccaagctgaaaataattcctcaataggattcagaaaaggagaataaggtggaaggtatagaacggaaaaatTTGGGTGGTCCTGAaaccactcacgcacttgagcagcccggtggaagctcacattgtcccagatgacaacgtgatcgatccgctgtgggtcatctatctggccaggtggtatcagcaggtcatgcaggccatccaggaagacgaggagacgggcagccttataggcccctaggtgggcatgacggtgcaagatcccatggtgattcattgcagcacacatttggatgttcccaccacgctggccgGGGGCTTCaacaatggcccgctggccaatgacgTTTCTACCctgtcgcctcctcttcaccaggttgagtcccacctcatcaataatgatgtactggtacaacacatgagctgtgtcatgctcctggatatgtcctgggtttgttcccttggggttgaatgcacttattgtaagtcgctttggataaaagcgtcagctaaattaaatttaatgttatgtaaatccgctgacacagacactatgacaatgcaagttacagtatggacacagagaggtcaacacagtgggctacagtgagaaaATGAACAAGATTGGCTTaaaggtacaatacatgcatatgtcagtgctgaatgttggtacttacaagcacaaactcttgccgtaactccttcatgcctgtgttccgttcaaatgggaccatgaacacttgtttcatccacatggcGTTCATATGAAGAATacgctccaatgtagagaggctggcggtctggacgtttctaaatgtagcatggtcagccaggatcctagtttttatttatctgagtgtgatagagttgttctcacgaaccatatctacaatttcagtctcctgttcggctgtgaaaatgcggtgaaattgctcaacagacctgaatgttttgagatttgagtatttgtgtgtcgtaggttgatgctttgagattttacttgagaagtgtgtgcaataactgaacattgtgtgtagtgttttgacaacaaggtgatgtgtaattgacatcagagtgtaaagaatgaaagtcagagtctaatttAGATAAGGGAGTgggaagtagtgccaaattgggtagAGCGATGGGTACACGAAGTGagggttgtgcaaattgtgcagaattttcgctttttgtgtgttaacaactgagaataactgtaagagatttgatggcaaagagtcatcttgcaatgGGAGTGTCAGGTTaagtattttgtgtgtgaggttttcagttgtctgtgtgcagttttgagaaagccgttattatAGCAATTGTGAAAGCGAGAAAATCTTTATGAGAATTATTCTAAACATTggaaaacgtgtgttaacaattgtgaaaaactgtaggAGCAAGGAGTAACTTCTAAACTAGTTACCAGTGAGACCACAAAAAAGTAATCCATCGCGTGATAATTTAATTTACTGTAACTCTGAAAATGTTGCGAAGACTACTTTTAGTAATAAAGAAAGTGTCTCTGAAGAGAGTTAAAAACAGCCGTGTGAGTCAGCTGACTGcgtatgactgtgtgtgagtgtgacgcAGTTAAAGAGTGAGACGAATAAAGAGTCATTTCTTACAAACAGttcataatatttaaaaacactaTGTCCTTCTGGTAATCTCGACATTTAAGCCAATTGCTTAGGGTTACATTTTTCTGTGCTGTGCAGTTTGTTGAAAGGTTTTTGTTGAAACTACAACACCTACTGCTCTAAGTTTGTTGATTTATAATATCATGTGCTGCTTTAGATGTGATCAAAGTTTGCGAATACTCGTAAAGCCTGAGACTTAGTGCTGCCTGAGGTTGAGActgttacggtttgagggaggagatggacccaggatgcagaggtttcaaacaaaaaagtatttaatataaaaagagtcttgaaacaagacaaaaacaaaacaggaacactaacaaAGGAACACTTGAGACAAGGCGCACGGAGATCAAGGAAGCTCCAGATGGgaaagctggtcgagacagccaGACAAGAAAAACCATATCTCACAACCTGTGGAAACAAGTAGAGACAACAACTAACGaaccgacaccagacaaagggaaacattggcttaaatacacagaaggaagggaagggcaattacacacaggtgaaacacatgaggactggagATGACAATCAAAGAAGTTAAGAACgtaacaacacacaaggaaagcgggactacaaaataaaacaggaaacaggaaatacaaagagactgaaattaacaaactaaaatgacaggacgtcACATTATCCCCCCCTCAAGGACCGGATTCAAGACGGTCCATAACCGAGACgggtgggaggaggggagaaCCGGAGGAGGAAGTCCAGGAGGTGCCCAGGGTCTCAGGCCGACGGCTCCGTGGCCGCTCCAGGGCTGAGCGCAGAGGCTCGGGAGCATGGCAACGTGGCCGCTCAAGAACAGAGTTCTTAGGCCCGGGAGGACGGCACCATGGCCGCTCAAAGGCAGAGTTCTGAATCTCATGAGGGCAgcgccgtggccgctcagggagAGAGTTCTGTGGCTCGGAAGGGCGGCTCCGCAGCCGTTCAAGGGCAGAAAACGAGGGCTCCGGTGGACGGCCCGGAGGCCGGTCAGGAGCCAAGCCCGGGAGCTCCGCAGACGGTTGGCCCGTAGACCGGTCAGGGGCAGGGTAAGAGTTCCGACCTCAGCCCCGGATGTGGGTCAGGAACTGGAGCTGGCTctgcgaggatctccgacgccggaACCAGAGTGGCGTCTGCCGGGACCCTCCGGCGTGGGACAGGATTGGAGCGGGGACTGGAGCAGATACCGCGAGGAACCTCAGACGCCGGAACACAGGGGACATCAGCCAGGAGTTTCTGGCGCggggcagggactggagccgacgccgctgtgaggacctcTGATGTCGCCTCAGCTGGGGGCCTCCGGTGCGGatcaggcactggagcagggaccGGAGAAGGGGCTGGAGACAACGGCGGCgtgaggatctccgacgccaaaacacaggggacgtcagccgagagcctctgGCGCGGAGGAGGCACTGCAGCAGGGACTGGAGAAGACGCCGCTGTGAGGTCCACTGATGCggagaacgagagacatcagctgggagcctacagcgcggagcaggcactggagccgACGCCGCTATGAGGACCTCTGACACTGGAGAATTAGGGACGTCAGCTGGGGGCCTCTGGtgcggagcagggactggagcggGTGCAGCGGGGACCTCtgacgccgaaacacaggggacgtcagctTGGAATCTCCGGCGCGGAGCATGCTGCTGGAGGGAGAGGCTTCTGCTGTGGATGCCCCCCCTC
Protein-coding sequences here:
- the LOC133954365 gene encoding glutamine synthetase-like gives rise to the protein MSLPPETLCLHKTVRKHYLSLPKGEECQVTYVWVNEDRENLQSKTRTLYNEPAGIRDIPEWYATAADHTEVTLVPVRMFRDPFTLDPDKLVLCELVKSKDLPTGNNQRSQCVTVMDEVKQFQPLFGMEQEYILFGLDGKHLGWSPDGHQLQEVCCVVGANKLCGRDISMSHYRACLYAGVKIFGSNAEELYSQWEFQVATCEGIEMGDHLWMARYILHRVCEDFEVVASLDTKPIKENTFSSGCHVNFSTKEMRSEGGLQYIEEAIRKLSKRHSRHLSVYDAHGGADNIHRLTGQGCTSSFHHFSTAVASREVSVRIPGHVSRMGCGYFEDRRPAANCDPYPVMRALVETCLLGVTEEDDEEMKEILAS